The Arthrobacter zhaoxinii sequence GGACGAGCTGGACGATGCCGCCAAGACGAGCCTGCACAAGCAGTTCGCGGCGAAGGTCTTCCCCATCCTGACCCCTTTGGCCGTGGACCCGGCCCACCCCTTCCCGTACATTTCAGGCCTTTCCCTGAACCTGGCCGTGGTGGTGCGCAACCCGGTGAGCGGCAAGGAGTTCTTTGCCCGCGTCAAGGTTCCCGACCAGCTCCCCCGGCTGATCTCCGTGGACGGTCCCCGCGCCGGAAACGTCGCCGGCCGTACCGCCCGGTTCATCACGCTCGAAGACGTTATTGCCCAGCACCTGGACCAGCTTTTCCCCGGCATGGACGTCATTGAGCACTACACCTTCCGCGTCACCCGCAACGAAGACCTCGAGGTGGAGGAGGACGACGCCGAGAACCTCCTCCAGGCCCTGGAAAAGGAACTGCTGCGCCGCCGTTTCGGACCGCCGGTGCGCCTGGAGGTCACCCCGGAAATGAACCCGAATATCCGGGAGCTGCTCGAACGCGAACTGGGTGTGGAGTCGGACGAGGTCTATGTCCTGCCCGCACCGCTGGACCTGCGCGGGCTTTCCGGCATCAGCCGGATCGACCGGACGGACCTGCACTACCCGAAGCAGGTGCCGCACACCAACCGGCACCTGAAGGAGTCCGAGACCTCCAAGCCGGCGAACGTGTTCGCCGCGATGCGCCGCCGCGACATCCTGCTGCACCACCCGTACGACTCCTTCTCCACGTCCACGCAGGCGTTCCTGGAGCAGGCGGCCGCCGATCCGCGCGTGCAGGCCATCAAGCAGACGCTGTACCGGACCTCGGGCGACTCCCCCATTGTCGACGCGCTGATCGACGCCGCCGAGGCCGGCAAGCAGGTCCTGGCACTGGTGGAAATCAAGGCCAGGTTTGATGAGCAGGCCAACATTTCCTGGGCGCGCAAGCTCGAGCAGGCCGGCGTGCACGTGGTGTACGGCATTGTGGGCCTGAAGACGCACTGCAAGCTGTCCCTGGTGGTCCGGCAGGAAGTGGACGGACTGCGCCGCTACTGCCATATCGGTACGGGCAACTACCACCCGCGCACGGCCCGCTATTACGAGGACCTGGGCCTGCTGACCGCGAACGAGCAGGTGGGCGAGGACCTCACCAAGCTGTTCAACCAGCTCTCGGGCTACGCCCCGAAGTCCACGTTCAAGCGCCTGCTCGTGGCCCCGCGGTCCGTCCGGTCCGGCCTGATCGACCGGATTGAGCGCGAGATCGCGAACAAGAAGGCCGGGCTGAACGCGCGGGTGATCATCAAGGTCAACTCGATGGTGGACGAGGCAATCATCGACTCGCTCTACCGTGCCTCCCAGGCCGGGGTGCAGGTGGACGTGATTGTCCGCGGCATCTGCTCCGTCCGCCCCGGCGTGCCGGGACTGAGCGAGAACATCACGGTCCGCTCCGTGCTTGGCCGGTTCCTGGAGCACTCACGGGTATTCGCCTTCGCCAACGGCGGGGACCCCGTGGTCTTCATCGGCTCGGCGGACATGATGCACCGCAACCTGGACCGCCGGGTCGAAGCCCTGGTCCAGCTTGTGGCCCGCGACGACGTCGCCGACCTCATCGCCCTGATGGACCGGTACATGGACCCGGGCACGGCCAGCTGGCATCTGGATCCGGAAGGCACCTGGACCCGGCACCACAAGGATGAGGAAGGCAACCCGCTCCAGGACGTCCAGTCCTGGCTGCTGGCCTCACGGTCCCGCCAGCGTTCGGCGGCCCGGCGCTAATGGAGGCAATGCAGTCCCCGGCCCCCGCAGCTCAGGAAGACACCCCCATCAAGGTGGTGGCAGCGGGGGCCCTGTGCTGGCGCGTGCGTGAAGGCAGGCTCCAGGTCCTGATGATCCACCGGCCCCGGTACGACGACTGGTCCTGGCCCAAGGGCAAACTGGATGAGGGTGAAACAACCCCCGAATGCGCAGTGCGCGAGGTCCGGGAGGAAGTGGGCCTGCGGATCAGCCTCGGCATCCCGCTGCCGTCCACCGTCTATCCGGTGGGCTCGGGCATGAAGATGGTGCACTACTGGGCATCCCACGTGGATTCGGACAAGGCCCGGCCCGACGGCAAGGAAGTGGACGGAACGCGCTGGTGCAGCCCGGAAGAGGCTGCCGAAGCACTAACCAACCCCACGGACAAGCTGCCGCTCGAGGAACTCGTGGCGGCCTACAACGAGCAGCGGCTGAGGACCTGGCCGCTGATTGTGGTCCGGCATGCCAAGGCCAAGCCGCGTTCCGCGTGGACCCGTGCCGAAGGGGAACGTCCGCTGGTCGCCACGGGACTGCGCCAGGCCATGGCCGTCTCCCGGCTGCTGGTGTCCTGGCGGCCCAAACGGGTGGTCTCCAGCCCCTGGGTACGCTGCGTGCAGACCGTCCGCCCCTATGTAAAGGCCGAGGGCTCCAAGTTCAAGACGGTCGACGCGCTCACGGAGCACAACGCCAGGCGCAAACCCGGAAAGGCCCGCAACGCCGTCGAGGGTCTGTTCGACAAGGCCAAGCCCGTGGCGGTGTGCACGCACCGGCCGGTGCTGCCCCTGGTCTTCGACGTGCTGGCTGCGCACATGCCCGTGGACATGGCCGCCGGACTGCCGGCCAAGGACCCGTATCTGGCCCCGGGCGAGTCCGTCATCTGCCAGGTGAGCAGCGCGGACGAGGGCCGGATCGTGTCCCTGGAAAAATACCGCGCGTTCGACGACTAGCGGCGCCGGGTGCTGTGGCCGCCGTCGCATTCCGGCAGCCCTCGGACTGACCTGTTCTAGACTGGCGGGGTGAGTATTCCTACCCCCTATGAAGACCTGCTGCGCGATGTCATGGCCAACGGAACGCAGAAGTCGGACCGCACCGGCACCGGCACGCGCAGCGTGTTCGGCCGCCAGATGCGCTTTGACCTGAGCGAATCCTTTCCGCTGATCACCACCAAGCGGGTGCACTTCAAGTCCGTTGCCCTTGAGCTGCTCTGGTTCCTGCGCGGCGACTCCAATGTCCGCTGGCTGCAGGAGCGCGGCGTGAGCATCTGGGACGAATGGGCGGACGACGACGGCGAGCTGGGCCCGGTCTACGGCGTGCAGTGGCGTTCCTGGCCCACCCCGGACGGCGGGCACATTGACCAGATCGCGAAGCTGGTGGAAGGAATCAGGAAGAACCCGGATTCCCGCCGCCACATCGTCACGGCCTGGAACCCGGCCGAGGTCGAGAACATGGCCCTGCCGCCCTGCCACGCCCTCTTCCAGTTCTACGTCGCGGACGGGAAGCTGTCCTGCCAGCTGTACCAGCGTTCAGCGGATACCTTCCTCGGCGTTCCGTTCAACATCGCCTCCTACGCGCTTCTGACGCTGATGGTCGCCCAGCAGACCGGGCTGGAGCCCGGCGAATTCGTCTGGAGCGGCGGAGACGTCCACATTTACGACAACCATGTGGACCAGGTCCGCGAACAGCTCAGCCGGGAGCCCTTCCCGTATCCCCAGCTGCGCATCCGCCGCACCCCCGAGAGCATCTTCGACTACACCCTGGAGGACTTCGAGGTCCTCAACTACCGGCACCACCCCGGCATCAAAGCGCCGATTGCCGTCTGAGAGGACCTGCATGAGCTCCCCAGCACCCATCCCCACCCGCTACTACCCCGTGGGCGGCGCAGCCCGGGACGGCGAGGACCTGGAGCAGGTCCTCGCCGGGCACGGCACGGTACCCGACGGAGAGCCGCTGATCGGCCTGGTGTGGGCCCAGACCGTCGACGGCGTCATCGGGCGCGACGGCGGCATGCCGTGGCACCTGCCGGAGGACATGGCGCATTTCAAGGCCACGACGTCGGGACACCCGGTGATCATGGGCCGCCGGACCTGGGAGTCCTTCCCCGCGGCGTACCGTCCGCTGCCCGGCCGGACCAACATCATTGTGTCCTCCAGCTCCGAGCTGCGGGACGAAGCAGCAGGGGCCGGCACCGTCGTCGTCGACTCATTGGAGGATGCCCTGGCGGCTGCCGGCACCAGTCCCGGCAGCGGGGAGATCTGGATCATCGGCGGCGCGCAGCTGTATGAGGCTGCCGTTCCGCTGGCCAACACCGCGGTGGTGACGGTCATCGATCTGGAAACCGAAGGCGACACCTTCGCCCCTCCCCTGGGACCGGACTGGACCTTCACCGGCGTCAGCCCGGCCGCCGATTGGTACACGTCCGCCAACGGCACCCGGTACCGGATTGCCCTCTGGACCCGGAACCGCGAGGCCGCCGGCCGTGACGCAGACAACGCAGACGCAGCCGCACCGCTGGCTTAGAGTGGAAACCATGACTTCTTCCCCCGTTTCCCCTGCAGGCATTCCCACTGCGGGTTTCATCGGCTGGCGCGGCATGGTCGGCTCCGTCCTGATGCAGCGCATGCAGGACGAAGGCGACTTTGACCTGATCAACCCGGTGTTCTTCTCGACCTCCAACGCCGGCGGCGACGCGCCGGCCTTCGCAACAGGTGCCGGGCCGCTGCAGGATGCGTACGACGTCGACGCGCTGGCCAAGCTGCCGATCATCGTCACCGCCCAGGGCGGGGAGTACACGGCGGAAATCTTCCCGAAGCTGCGCGCAGCGGGCTGGGACGGCATCTGGATCGACGCCGCTTCCACGCTGCGGATGGAAGACGACGCCATCATCGTGCTGGACCCGGTGAACCGCGAGGTCATCGACGCCGGACTGGCCCGCGGCGTGAAGAATTTCGTGGGCGGCAACTGCACGGTGTCCTGCATGCTGATGGGCCTGGGCGGACTGTTCCGCAACGGCCTGGTCGAGTGGGGTACGTCCATGACCTACCAGGCGGCCTCCGGCGGCGGCGCCCGGCATATGCGCGAACTGCTCAACCAGTTCGGAGCGCTCAACGCTGCGGTGGCGCCCAACCTCGCCGATCCGGCCTCGGCCATCCTGGAGATTGACCGTGCGGTCCTGGCCCAGCAGAAAAACCCGTCCATGGACTCCTCCCAGTTCGGCGTGCCGCTGGCGGGATCCGTCATCCCGTGGATCGATGCGGATCTGGGGAACGGCATGTCCAAGGAAGAGTGGAAGGGCGGGGCGGAGACCAACAAGATCCTGGGCCGCGGGGCCGACGGACGGATTCCGTTCGACGGGCTGTGCGTGCGGATCGGTGCCATGCGCTCCCACTCGCAGGCCCTGACCCTGAAGCTGACCGAGGACCTCTCCGTGGCCGAGATCGAAAAGATCATCGACGCGGACAACGAGTGGTCCAAGGTGGTGCCCAACACCAAGGAAGCCACCATGGCCGAGCTGACTCCGGTGGCGGTGACGGGCACGCTGGACATCCCCGTGGGCCGCATCCGCAAGCTGGAAATGGGGCCGGAGTACATCAGCGCGTTCACCATCGGAGACCAGCTGCTCTGGGGCGCTGCCGAGCCGCTGCGCCGGATGCTGCGCATCGCCACCGGCAACCTCTGATTTTCCCTTCCCCACCGGGTCCGCCTCCTTCGGGAAGCGGGCCCGGTCCGGGTTAAGGGGCGATGGCGGAACCGGCGGCGATGTGACGGGCGGTAGCGCCGAGGACCGGTTGGTGGCTTAACCAACAGCGCCTCAAATTGTCAGTGCCGGGTGGCATGGTGTCCGCATGGAGCAGCAAAGCGTGGATGCCATCCTCAACACTTTCTTCACCTTCAGCTGTGTCGGGAAGCAGACCCCCACCCGGGCCCGCTATCTCCGCGTGGCCCTGCAGCTTCGCCGGTATCTGGAAGCCGAGGGGTCCGGCATCCTCGGTGCGGAGGACCGGGCGCTGCTGGCGCTTGAGCGGAGCCTTGAGCCGGAGGCGGCCTTTGCCCGGCTGTTCGGCGCCCACGAGCTCGTCTATGCCCTCAGCGGCTTCCTCGAACCGGAGTGGCTCCTGCCGGACCTGCAGGACCGGCGGACCCAGGTGGCCCTGACACCGCGGCTCATCCAGTGGCTGTGCAACAGCTGCCTGCTGGACGCACGCCGGGACAGTCCTGCCATCCGGAGGGCACGGGCAGCCGCCGCGCAGGCGCGGAAGCGACCGGCACGGGAGTAATCCTGCAGCTTGTGCTGCGGCGCATCCCTGCCGGCCCGGCAGCGGGCCTCATTAGAGCGCGCAGTTCACCAGCAGCGGCTCGGGGTGGAGCCGGATGCCGAAAGCCTTCTCCACGCCGGACGCGACCGCCCGGGCGACCACCAGCAGGTCTTCGGCAGTGGCCTCCCCGCGGTTCGTCACAGCCAGGGTGTGCTTGGTGGACAGTGAAGCCCGCCCGCCGGTCCCGTCTTCCGGTGCCAGTCCGAAGCCCTTGCGGAAACCGGCGTGGCTGATGAGCCAGGCCGCGCTGAGCTTCACCCTGCCGGGCTCCGCCACGGGGTAGCGGGGAGCGTCGGCGGGCAGTTGTGCCGCCGCTGCTTCGTCCACGATGGGGTTCGTGAAGAAGGAACCGGTGCTGTAGGTGTCCGGGTCCGAAGCATCCAGGACCATACCCTTGCCTGCCCTCAGCTGCAGGACCTCGCGGCGCACGTCCACGGCGTCGGCGCGTTCGCCGATATCCACGCCCAGTGCCCGTGCCAGCTCGGCG is a genomic window containing:
- a CDS encoding RNA degradosome polyphosphate kinase encodes the protein MSFDTDAEPRSTFGSAEAMSAPRATQDRIDIPDFGPALVPSGEITPERFLDREISWLDFNARVLELAEDPELYLLERVNFLSIFASNLDEFFMVRVAGLKRRIATGLAVPSAAGMSPIEQLEEIVAAGYQLQQRHADVFAHQIRPALAEEQIYLVSWDELDDAAKTSLHKQFAAKVFPILTPLAVDPAHPFPYISGLSLNLAVVVRNPVSGKEFFARVKVPDQLPRLISVDGPRAGNVAGRTARFITLEDVIAQHLDQLFPGMDVIEHYTFRVTRNEDLEVEEDDAENLLQALEKELLRRRFGPPVRLEVTPEMNPNIRELLERELGVESDEVYVLPAPLDLRGLSGISRIDRTDLHYPKQVPHTNRHLKESETSKPANVFAAMRRRDILLHHPYDSFSTSTQAFLEQAAADPRVQAIKQTLYRTSGDSPIVDALIDAAEAGKQVLALVEIKARFDEQANISWARKLEQAGVHVVYGIVGLKTHCKLSLVVRQEVDGLRRYCHIGTGNYHPRTARYYEDLGLLTANEQVGEDLTKLFNQLSGYAPKSTFKRLLVAPRSVRSGLIDRIEREIANKKAGLNARVIIKVNSMVDEAIIDSLYRASQAGVQVDVIVRGICSVRPGVPGLSENITVRSVLGRFLEHSRVFAFANGGDPVVFIGSADMMHRNLDRRVEALVQLVARDDVADLIALMDRYMDPGTASWHLDPEGTWTRHHKDEEGNPLQDVQSWLLASRSRQRSAARR
- a CDS encoding NUDIX hydrolase codes for the protein MQSPAPAAQEDTPIKVVAAGALCWRVREGRLQVLMIHRPRYDDWSWPKGKLDEGETTPECAVREVREEVGLRISLGIPLPSTVYPVGSGMKMVHYWASHVDSDKARPDGKEVDGTRWCSPEEAAEALTNPTDKLPLEELVAAYNEQRLRTWPLIVVRHAKAKPRSAWTRAEGERPLVATGLRQAMAVSRLLVSWRPKRVVSSPWVRCVQTVRPYVKAEGSKFKTVDALTEHNARRKPGKARNAVEGLFDKAKPVAVCTHRPVLPLVFDVLAAHMPVDMAAGLPAKDPYLAPGESVICQVSSADEGRIVSLEKYRAFDD
- a CDS encoding thymidylate synthase — its product is MSIPTPYEDLLRDVMANGTQKSDRTGTGTRSVFGRQMRFDLSESFPLITTKRVHFKSVALELLWFLRGDSNVRWLQERGVSIWDEWADDDGELGPVYGVQWRSWPTPDGGHIDQIAKLVEGIRKNPDSRRHIVTAWNPAEVENMALPPCHALFQFYVADGKLSCQLYQRSADTFLGVPFNIASYALLTLMVAQQTGLEPGEFVWSGGDVHIYDNHVDQVREQLSREPFPYPQLRIRRTPESIFDYTLEDFEVLNYRHHPGIKAPIAV
- a CDS encoding dihydrofolate reductase, whose translation is MSSPAPIPTRYYPVGGAARDGEDLEQVLAGHGTVPDGEPLIGLVWAQTVDGVIGRDGGMPWHLPEDMAHFKATTSGHPVIMGRRTWESFPAAYRPLPGRTNIIVSSSSELRDEAAGAGTVVVDSLEDALAAAGTSPGSGEIWIIGGAQLYEAAVPLANTAVVTVIDLETEGDTFAPPLGPDWTFTGVSPAADWYTSANGTRYRIALWTRNREAAGRDADNADAAAPLA
- the asd gene encoding aspartate-semialdehyde dehydrogenase, which produces MVGSVLMQRMQDEGDFDLINPVFFSTSNAGGDAPAFATGAGPLQDAYDVDALAKLPIIVTAQGGEYTAEIFPKLRAAGWDGIWIDAASTLRMEDDAIIVLDPVNREVIDAGLARGVKNFVGGNCTVSCMLMGLGGLFRNGLVEWGTSMTYQAASGGGARHMRELLNQFGALNAAVAPNLADPASAILEIDRAVLAQQKNPSMDSSQFGVPLAGSVIPWIDADLGNGMSKEEWKGGAETNKILGRGADGRIPFDGLCVRIGAMRSHSQALTLKLTEDLSVAEIEKIIDADNEWSKVVPNTKEATMAELTPVAVTGTLDIPVGRIRKLEMGPEYISAFTIGDQLLWGAAEPLRRMLRIATGNL